A window of Hevea brasiliensis isolate MT/VB/25A 57/8 chromosome 14, ASM3005281v1, whole genome shotgun sequence contains these coding sequences:
- the LOC110654848 gene encoding protein IQ-DOMAIN 3-like has product MGKKGTWFSALKKALSPKKSKSKNRESNLDPVVSKYEETTALAIPAPPPPPPPPPPLPLLPPLENVKLTEAENEQSKHAYSVALATAVAAEAAVAAAHAAAEVVRLTSVSSYSGKSREEIAAIRIQTAFRGYLARRALRALRGLVRLKTLIQGQSVKRQATNTLRAMQTLARVQSQIRARRIRMSEENQALQWQLQQKREKELQKLRDAIGENWDDSMQSKEQIEAILLHKQEAAMRRERAMAYAFSHQQTWKNSSKSANPTFIDPNNPHWGWSWLERWMAARPWESRSTVDNNDRASVKSTTSRAMSIGEISRSYSRRDLNRDNKPSPGAQKSSRPPSRQSPSTPPSKAPSISLGTGKTKPPSPKGSLWGGDDDSRSLFSVQSERYRRHSIAGSSVRDDESLASSPSVPSYMTPTQSAKAKSRLPSPLGLDKNGTPEKVSVGSAKKRLSFSASPAGPRRHSGPPRIDSNVTNNFEVHTEENVINGESSR; this is encoded by the exons ATGGGGAAAAAGGGGACTTGGTTCTCTGCTTTGAAGAAAGCTCTTAGTCCTAAG AAATCCAAATCAAAGAATCGAGAGAGTAATCTAGATCCGGTTGTTTCTAAATATGAAGAAACTACTGCATTAGCAATTCCTGCCCCTCCTCCACCTCCACCGCCACCGcctcctcttcctcttcttccccCTTTAGAAAATGTGAAATTAACTGAAGCTGAGAATGAGCAGAGCAAGCATGCATATTCTGTGGCACTTGCCACTGCTGTGGCTGCTGAGGCAGCTGTTGCTGCCGCCCATGCTGCTGCTGAGGTTGTTCGACTCACTAGCGTGTCAAGTTACTCTGGAAAATCAAGGGAGGAAATAGCCGCTATCAGGATTCAAACGGCATTTAGAGGATACTTG GCGAGGAGGGCACTGCGAGCTTTGAGGGGGCTGGTGAGATTGAAGACGTTAATACAAGGTCAATCTGTCAAACGGCAAGCGACTAACACCTTAAGAGCAATGCAGACTCTTGCTCGTGTGCAGTCTCAAATTCGTGCAAGGAGGATCAGAATGTCAGAGGAGAACCAGGCCCTACAGTGGCAGCTCCAACAAAAACGTGAGAAAGAGCTTCAGAAGTTGAGAGATGCT ATTGGAGAGAATTGGGATGATAGCATGCAGTCAAAGGAGCAAATTGAAGCAATCTTACTTCACAAGCAAGAAGCTGCTATGAGAAGAGAAAGGGCAATGGCTTATGCATTCTCTCATCAG CAAACATGGAAGAACTCTTCAAAATCAGCAAATCCAACGTTTATAGATCCAAATAATCCTCACTGGGGTTGGAGTTGGTTAGAAAGATGGATGGCAGCTCGGCCTTGGGAGAGCCGGAGCACAGTAGATAATAATGACCGTGCCTCTGTTAAAAGCACAACAAGCCGTGCAATGTCAATTGGTGAAATCAGCAGATCTTACTCTCGTCGTGATCTCAACCGTGATAATAAGCCTTCACCTGGTGCCCAAAAGTCTAGCCGACCTCCCAGTCGCCAATCCCCTTCAACTCCTCCTTCTAAAGCGCCTTCTATATCATTAGGAACGGGGAAAACAAAGCCACCAAGCCCAAAAGGGAGTCTTTGGGGTGGGGATGATGACTCAAGGAGTTTGTTCAGTGTCCAATCTGAGCGTTATCGGAGGCACAGCATAGCAGGGTCATCAGTGAGAGATGATGAGAGCCTTGCTAGCTCACCTTCAGTTCCAAGTTACATGACACCCACACAGTCAGCAAAGGCAAAATCCCGATTGCCAAGCCCGTTAGGGTTAGATAAGAATGGGACGCCAGAAAAGGTGTCAGTGGGTTCCGCAAAGAAGCGGCTTTCATTCTCTGCTTCCCCAGCTGGACCAAGGAGGCATTCTGGTCCTCCTAGGATTGATTCCAATGTCACTAACAACTTTGAAGTGCACACAGAAGAGaatgttatcaatggagaaagcAGCAGGTAG
- the LOC110654850 gene encoding uncharacterized protein LOC110654850, with protein MLSANDPMESFLNSIQVVKDALSPLELGIRKAAEDLESCWGVSKNTRVNHLEFSSTDNRNHDNKVQICAVKKRSYSYSNGNNGNSVAGEERKEGFSIKVPIRALLGMFSLNMENEHNKNNGGRGESGKKGLKDREAGSEDGSCTNCLQFAVTWSLLVSGLVQAFPSPFKTSKKGFQKVGDDDRGNLHLCKNELKSKVSRELKQRELQGQYVKAVQNDRENHKEGKHVSLECIIGFIFDQLAYNLQKFNQSLQQADVKGCDYDHSTPPSESSQFDHLRAVMSIWEGQKVDVNGFLGNLKFARVGGVPSGIVGVSSSVNEEGDDGISAGNGEETGGSSPQKLASGLLSIPLSNVERLRSTLSAVSLSELIELVPHLGRSSKDYPDKKKLFSVQDFFRYTESEGRRFFEELDRDGDGQVTLEDLEIAMKKRKLPPRYAREFMQRARSHLFSKSFGWKQFLSLMEQKEPTILRAYTSLCLNKSGTLKKSEILASLKNAGLPANEDNAVAMMRFLNADTEESISYGHFRNFMLLLPSDRLQDDPRSIWFEAATVVAVAPPVEMPAGSVLRSALAGGLSCAFSCSLMHPVDTIKTRVQASTLSFPEIISKLPEIGVQGLYRGSIPAILGQFSSHGLRTGIFEASKLVLINVAPTLPDIQVQSISSFCSTFLGTAVRIPCEVLKQRLQAGLFDNVGQAIIGTWQQDGLKGFFRGTGATLCREVPFYVAGMGLYAESKKFAQQLLRRELEPWETIVVGALSGGLAAVVTTPFDVMKTRMMTAQGRSLPMTMVACSILRHEGPLGLFKGAVPRFFWIAPLGAMNFAGYELARKAMDKNEETSSDQPSQKKLTSSG; from the exons ATGTTGTCTGCAAATGACCCTATGGAATCGTTTCTCAATTCAATTCAAGTGGTGAAAGATGCACTCTCGCCGCTTGAACTTGGCATTCGGAAAGCGGCTGAAGATCTTGAGAGTTGCTGGGGAGTTTCTAAAAACACTAGGGTTAATCATCTTGAATTCAGTTCCACTGATAATAGGAACCATGACAACAAGGTTCAGATTTGTGCTGTGAAAAAGAGAAGTTATAGTTATAGCAATGGCAATAATGGGAACTCTGTGGCTGGTGAAGAGAGAAAGGAAGGTTTTTCCATTAAGGTTCCTATTAGAGCTTTGTTGGGCATGTTTTCGCTGAATATGGAAAATGAGCATAATAAGAACAATGGAGGCAGAGGTGAGTCGGGGAAGAAAGGGTTGAAAGATAGGGAAGCGGGGAGTGAAGATGGGTCTTGCACAAATTGTTTGCAGTTTGCAGTAACATGGTCTTTGTTAGTTAGCGGCCTTGTTCAGGCATTTCCTAGCCCTTTCAAGACAAGCAAAAAGGGGTTTCAGAAAGTAGGTGATGATGATAGAGGTAATTTGCATTTGTGCAAAAATGAGTTAAAATCGAAGGTTTCCAGAGAATTAAAGCAAAGGGAATTACAAGGTCAGTATGTTAAAGCAGTTCAAAATGATAGGGAAAACCATAAAGAAGGGAAACATGTATCGCTTGAATGCATTATAGGTTTTATTTTTGATCAACTGGCTTATAATCTACAGAAATTTAATCAGAGTTTGCAGCAAGCAGATGTCAAAGGTTGTGACTATGATCATTCAACTCCACCATCAGAATCCTCTCAGTTTGATCATTTGAGGGCAGTCATGAGTATTTGGGAAGGTCAAAAAGTGGACGTAAATGGGTTTTTGGGGAATTTGAAGTTTGCAAGAGTAGGAGGTGTGCCATCAGGTATAGTTGGAGTATCTTCTTCAGTGAATGAAGAAGGTGATGATGGTATCAGTGCTGGCAATGGGGAGGAAACTGGGGGTAGTTCACCGCAGAAGCTGGCAAGTGGATTGCTCAGTATTCCCTTATCTAATGTGGAGCGTTTGAGATCTACATTATCTGCTGTTTCTTTGTCGGAGCTAATTGAGCTTGTGCCACACCTGGGGCGATCTTCTAAAGACTATCCTGACAAGAAGAAGCTATTCTCTGTCCAGGATTTCTTTAGATACACAGAGTCTGAAG GAAGGAGGTTCTTCGAGGAACTAGATAGAGATGGTGATGGTCAAGTAACATTGGAAGATCTCGAGATTGCAATGAAAAAAAGGAAATTACCACCGAGATATGCTCGGGAATTTATGCAGCGTGCTAGAAGTCACTTGTTTTCAAAATCATTTGGTTGGAAGCAGTTTTTGTCCTTGATGGAACAAAAGGAACCAACCATTCTCCGCGCTTATACTTCTCTTTGTTTAAACAAGTCTGGGACCCTGAAAAAGAGTGAAATATTGGCATCACTTAAAAATGCTGGCCTTCCGGCAAATGAAGACAATGCTGTTGCTATGATGCGATTTCTGAATGCTGACACAGAAGAATCTATTTCTTATGGGCATTTTCGGAATTTTATGCTTTTGCTACCTTCTGATCGACTTCAAGATGATCCTAG GAGCATATGGTTTGAAGCTGCTACAGTTGTTGCTGTGGCACCACCTGTGGAGATGCCAGCTGGAAGTGTTCTAAGGTCTGCATTGGCTGGGGGCCTATCATGTGCATTCTCTTGTTCTCTAATGCATCCTGTTGATACAATAAAG ACTCGGGTGCAAGCATCAACCCTAAGTTTCCCAGAGATCATTTCAAAGCTTCCAGAGATTGGTGTTCAGGGATTATACAGGGGTTCAATCCCTGCAATTCTAGGACAGTTTTCGAG CCATGGTCTGCGAACTGGGATATTTGAAGCTAGTAAACTTGTGCTCATAAATGTTGCTCCAACACTCCCAGACATACAG GTTCAATCTATATCATCTTTCTGCAGCACATTTTTGGGGACAGCAGTCCGGATCCCATGTGAGGTGTTGAAGCAGCGCTTGCAGGCAGGTCTTTTTGACAATGTAGGGCAGGCTATTATTGGTACTTGGCAGCAAGACGGTCTGAAGGGATTTTTTCGTGGGACTGGTGCTACACTTTGCCGTGAGGTTCCATTTTATGTTGCTGGCATGGGACTTTATGCTGAATCCAAAAAA TTTGCTCAACAACTTCTACGACGGGAGTTAGAACCCTGGGAAACAATTGTAGTTGGGGCCTTATCTGGAGGGCTAGCTGCCGTGGTCACTACCCCATTTGATGTGATGAAAACTAGAATGATGACTGCACAGGGAAGATCCTTACCGATGACAATGGTTGCCTGCTCTATACTTCGTCATGAGGGACCCCTTGGCCTATTTAAAGGAGCAGTACCAAGGTTTTTCTGGATTGCCCCTTTAGGTGCCATGAACTTTGCTGGTTATGAGCTAGCAAGGAAGGCGATGGACAAAAATGAGGAGACATCAAGCGATCAGCCGTCTCAGAAGAAGTTAACTAGTTCTGGATAG
- the LOC110654853 gene encoding ATP synthase subunit d, mitochondrial — protein MSGTIKKVTDVAFKASKTIDWEGMAKLIVSDEARKEFASLRRAFDEVNSTLQTKFSQEPEPIDWEYYRKTVGTRLVDMYKEAYDSIEVPKYVDTVTPQYKPKFDALLVELKEAEEKSLKESERLEKEIAEVQELKKKLSTMTAEEYFEKHPELKKKFDDEIRNDYWGY, from the exons ATGAGCGGAACCATAAAGAAGGTGACAGATGTGGCATTTAAAGCATCAAAGACTATTGATTGGGAAGGAATGGCGAAGCTTATCGTCTCCGACGAGGCTCGCAAGGAGTTCGCCTCCCTTCGTCGCGCTTTCGATGAGGTTAATTCCACTCTTCAGACCAAATTCAGCCAG GAACCTGAACCTATTGACTGGGAATATTATAGGAAAACAGTTGGCACACGCTTAGTGGATATGTATAAAGAGGCTTATGACA GCATAGAGGTCCCAAAGTATGTGGACACAGTTACTCCACAGTACAAGCCTAAATTTGACGCATTG TTGGTAGAATTGAAAGAAGCAGAGGAGAAATCCCTGAAGGAGTCGGAACGTTTGGAGAAAGAAATTGCCGAAGTTCAAGAGTTGAAG AAAAAGCTCAGCACCATGACTGCTGAAGAGTACTTTGAAAAGCATCCTGAGCTCAAGAAGAAGTTCGATGATGAAATCCGGAATGACTACTGGGGCTATTGA
- the LOC110654849 gene encoding mitochondrial import inner membrane translocase subunit TIM14-1: MATPFLAGLAVAAAALAGRYGIQAWQAFKARPPKPRIRKFYDGGFQPKMTRREAALILGVRENATSDKVKEAHRKVMVANHPDAGGSHYLASKINEAKDVMLGKTKDGGSAF, from the exons ATG GCCACTCCCTTTTTGGCTGGGCTTGCAGTTGCTGCAGCTGCTCTTGCTGGTAGGTATGGAATCCAAGCTTGGCAAGCATTCAAGGCTCGACCCCCTAAACCCAGAATTCGCAAGTTCTATGATGGTGGTTTTCAGCCTAAGATGACCAGAAGAGAAGCAGCTCTCATTCTTGGTGTCAG GGAGAATGCAACATCAGATAAGGTCAAGGAAGCACATAGAAAAGTAATGGTAGCAAATCATCCTGATGCTGGAGGTAGCCATTACCTTGCTTCCAAAATCAACGAAGCCAAAGACGTGATGCTTGGGAAGACAAAGGATGGTGGATCTGCATTCTGA